In Eubalaena glacialis isolate mEubGla1 chromosome 4, mEubGla1.1.hap2.+ XY, whole genome shotgun sequence, one DNA window encodes the following:
- the GPR151 gene encoding G-protein coupled receptor 151, producing the protein MERGMLTAALADSNSSTMNGSFAHLHFAGGYLPSDSKDWRTIVPALLVAVCLVGFVGNLCVIGILLHSAWKGKPSMIHSLILNLSLADLSLLMFSAPVRATAYSKGVWDLGWFVCKSSDWFIHTCMAAKSLTIVAVAKVCFMYACDPAKQENIHNCTVWSVLAAIWAVASLLPLPEWFFSTTRHHAGVEMCLMDVPAMAEEFMSMFGKLYPLLVFCLPLLFAGFYFWRAYGQCQKRGTKTQNLRSQMRSKQLTVMLLSIAITSAILWLPEWIAWLWMWHLKAGGPAPPQGFIALSQVLMFSISSANPLIFLVMSEEFKEGLKGLWKWMITKKHPTASESQETPAGNSQVLRDNIPSPESPSSIPEKEKTGSPSSSKEKTEKAEIPNLPDVEQFWHERDTVPCVQDNDPIPWEHEDQETGGGDK; encoded by the coding sequence ATGGAAAGAGGGATGCTGACAGCTGCCTTGGCAGACTCCAACTCCAGCACCATGAACGGGTCCTTTGCTCACCTCCACTTTGCCGGCGGGTACCTGCCCTCTGACTCCAAGGACTGGAGGACCATAGTCCCAGCTCTCTTGGTGGCTGTCTGCCTGGTGGGCTTCGTGGGGAATCTGTGTGTGATTGGCATCCTCCTCCACAGTGCTTGGAAAGGAAAGCCATCCATGATCCACTCCCTGATTCTGAATCTCAGCCTGGCTGATCTCTCTCTCCTGATGTTTTCTGCACCTGTCCGAGCTACAGCATACTCCAAAGGTGTTTGGGATCTAGGCTGGTTTGTCTGCAAATCCTCTGACTGGTTCATCCACACGTGCATGGCAGCCAAGAGCCTGACAATCGTTGCAGTGGCCAAAGTATGCTTCATGTATGCATGTGACCCAGCCAAGCAAGAAAATATCCACAACTGCACCGTCTGGTCAGTGCTGGCAGCCATCTGGGCTGTGGCTAGCCTGCTACCCCTGCCAGAATGGTTCTTTAGCACCACCAGGCATCACGCAGGTGTGGAAATGTGCCTCATGGATGTACCCGCTATGGCCGAAGAGTTCATGTCCATGTTTGGTAAGCTCTACCCTCTCCTGGTATTTTGCCTTCCGTTACTCTTTGCCGGCTTTTATTTCTGGAGAGCTTATGGCCAATGTCAGAAACGAGGAACTAAGACTCAAAATCTTAGAAGCCAGATGCGCTCAAAGCAACTCACAGTGATGTTGCTGAGCATTGCCATCACCTCCGCTATTCTGTGGCTCCCTGAATGGATAGCGTGGCTGTGGATGTGGCACCTGAAGGCTGGAGGCCCGGCCCCACCGCAAGGTTTTATAGCCCTGTCTCAAGTCCTAATGTTTTCCATCTCTTCAGCAAATCCTCTCATTTTTCTAGTGATGTCAGAGGAGTTCAAGGAAGGCTTAAAAGGCTTATGGAAATGGATGATAACCAAAAAACATCCAACTGCTTCAGAGTCTCAGGAAACACCCGCTGGTAACTCACAGGTCCTTCGTGACAATATTCCATCTCCAGAATCCCCATCATCCAtaccagagaaagagaaaactggctCTCCCTCATCCAGCAAAGAGAAAACCGAGAAGGCAGAGATTCCCAACCTCCCTGATGTAGAGCAGTTTTGGCATGAGAGAGACACAGTCCCTTGTGTACAAGACAATGACCCTATCCCCTGGGAACACGAAGATCAAGAGACAGGAGGTGGTGATAAATAG